The Lujinxingia sediminis genome contains a region encoding:
- a CDS encoding patatin-like phospholipase family protein, with protein MSRYGRHFVRVRELKDFEQRFIRLIVDQPNVLHVRHQALFRYAAALGQMNLFRTPVGNDISLSEDVDALRRWLVESLVPLLPETGEVRVDGLREIAPVVAMRVEQTRSQLLTRHASTFGAEHLDAELRQKRLVLVLGGGGGAGLVHLGTFAMLKELGITPELIVGSSMGSLLGLVRAIDRSYDPVSVALAMPKNLDYNTLFRPFTGYSRFGFPGAFHLNIMRLAREMFQELLGSGMPRFDDLPIKLEIVATGVRKGFHFDDREYEQSGEEGMTPLALRRKLKLFFGAVRQLSKNPRLLTQVVFGSEPGTEHFPVIEAAGFSCSVPGLLHFDVFHDDPETIGPLESVFARHQLLRLCDGGVVNNVPSKVAWESVQRGSVGSRNAQILSFDAFAPLSTGRNLIWIPIQQIARPAVVANMPYASFHKTFRTPPSPLQIIVNSYSKLKRIIEGAREELEADVPYIRESMRELPPYGTWEIG; from the coding sequence TTGAGTCGATACGGTCGACATTTTGTGCGGGTGCGCGAGCTCAAGGACTTTGAGCAGCGCTTTATCAGGCTGATCGTCGATCAACCCAACGTCTTGCACGTGCGCCATCAGGCACTCTTTCGCTACGCGGCGGCGCTGGGGCAGATGAACCTCTTTCGCACCCCGGTGGGAAACGACATCTCGCTGAGCGAAGACGTCGACGCGTTGCGCCGGTGGTTGGTGGAGTCACTGGTGCCGCTCTTGCCGGAGACTGGCGAGGTTCGGGTGGACGGTCTGCGCGAGATCGCGCCGGTGGTGGCGATGCGCGTCGAACAGACGCGCTCGCAGCTGCTGACACGCCACGCCAGCACTTTCGGAGCGGAGCACCTGGACGCGGAGCTGCGTCAGAAACGGCTGGTGCTTGTGCTCGGCGGTGGAGGCGGCGCGGGGCTTGTGCACCTGGGTACCTTCGCGATGCTCAAGGAGCTGGGCATCACTCCGGAGCTGATCGTGGGCAGTTCGATGGGCAGCCTCCTGGGGCTTGTGCGTGCGATCGACCGTAGCTACGATCCGGTTTCGGTCGCGCTGGCGATGCCCAAAAACCTCGATTACAACACGCTCTTTCGCCCCTTCACGGGCTACTCTCGCTTTGGCTTTCCGGGGGCGTTTCATCTCAACATCATGCGTCTTGCGCGCGAGATGTTTCAGGAGCTTCTGGGAAGCGGGATGCCGCGTTTTGACGATCTTCCGATCAAGCTGGAGATCGTGGCCACCGGGGTTCGCAAAGGCTTTCACTTCGATGACCGGGAGTACGAGCAGTCTGGCGAGGAGGGCATGACGCCGCTGGCACTGCGCCGCAAACTCAAGCTCTTCTTCGGGGCGGTGCGCCAGCTCTCCAAGAATCCGCGTCTGCTCACCCAGGTGGTCTTCGGCTCGGAGCCGGGCACCGAGCATTTCCCGGTGATCGAGGCCGCGGGCTTTAGCTGCTCGGTACCGGGGCTTTTGCATTTTGATGTTTTCCACGACGATCCGGAGACGATCGGACCGCTGGAGAGCGTGTTCGCGCGGCATCAACTCCTGCGTCTCTGCGACGGCGGGGTGGTCAATAATGTGCCCTCGAAGGTGGCCTGGGAGTCGGTGCAGCGGGGATCAGTGGGCTCTCGCAATGCGCAGATCCTCTCCTTTGATGCGTTTGCGCCTCTCTCCACCGGACGCAACCTCATCTGGATTCCCATCCAGCAGATCGCTCGCCCGGCGGTCGTGGCGAATATGCCTTATGCGTCGTTTCATAAGACCTTTCGCACCCCGCCCAGCCCGCTGCAGATCATCGTCAACAGCTACTCCAAACTTAAACGCATCATCGAAGGCGCGCGGGAGGAGTTGGAGGCCGATGTGCCCTACATCCGCGAGTCGATGCGGGAGCTGCCGCCTTATGGCACCTGGGAGATTGGCTAG
- a CDS encoding Mrp/NBP35 family ATP-binding protein: MKDDFSIKGEVIAALEGVEDPGQGGKNIVDTHLVEQVEVKAGVADITLVMPKGRAREERFAIEDAIYDKVEAIDGVLEVKVKTMTPQALEREERGESAPAPQPAAAPAAAKASPAAQPQAAPSAPIEGVGKVIAVASGKGGVGKSTVAVNLALALQKIGHRVGLLDVDIYGPSLPTLLGISGRPAVSNRRILPMEADGLRVMSLGFLMDEDTPVIWRGPIVTGIIRQFLRDVDWSGLDYLIVDMPPGTGDAQLALAQTVPVDGAVIVTTPSDLSLIDAARGLQMFKTLNVEVMGIVTNMSKFVVPSTKEEFFIFGNPAEVAKEAERLETPVLGEIPLDLTVREGGDAGRPVVVGQPESPVTAAFVELAKMVAEKKPPHAEGASGEGAEQPKKGLFSFLKS; encoded by the coding sequence ATGAAAGACGATTTTTCGATCAAAGGTGAAGTGATTGCGGCGCTCGAAGGCGTCGAGGATCCGGGTCAGGGCGGCAAGAACATCGTGGATACCCACCTTGTTGAGCAGGTCGAGGTGAAGGCGGGTGTGGCCGATATCACGCTGGTGATGCCCAAGGGGCGCGCGCGTGAGGAGCGTTTTGCGATCGAAGACGCCATCTACGACAAGGTCGAGGCGATCGACGGGGTGCTGGAGGTCAAAGTGAAGACGATGACCCCGCAGGCGCTGGAGCGTGAAGAGCGTGGCGAGTCCGCACCGGCACCCCAGCCCGCCGCTGCGCCGGCGGCCGCCAAGGCCTCGCCGGCCGCACAGCCTCAGGCGGCGCCTTCGGCGCCGATCGAGGGCGTGGGCAAGGTCATCGCCGTGGCCTCCGGTAAGGGCGGCGTGGGCAAGTCCACGGTGGCGGTGAACCTTGCGCTGGCTCTGCAGAAGATCGGCCACCGCGTGGGCCTGCTTGACGTCGATATCTACGGGCCCTCGTTGCCGACACTGCTCGGCATCTCCGGGCGTCCGGCGGTGAGCAACCGCCGCATCCTGCCGATGGAAGCGGATGGTCTGCGCGTGATGAGCCTGGGCTTTCTGATGGACGAAGATACCCCGGTGATCTGGCGTGGTCCGATCGTCACGGGGATCATCCGCCAGTTCCTGCGCGACGTGGACTGGAGCGGGCTCGACTACCTGATCGTCGATATGCCTCCGGGAACCGGGGACGCGCAGCTGGCGTTGGCTCAGACGGTACCTGTCGACGGTGCTGTGATCGTGACCACGCCGTCCGATCTCTCGTTGATCGATGCGGCGCGTGGGCTGCAGATGTTCAAGACCCTCAATGTGGAGGTGATGGGCATTGTGACGAATATGTCGAAGTTCGTCGTACCCTCGACCAAAGAGGAGTTCTTCATCTTCGGCAATCCCGCCGAGGTGGCCAAAGAGGCCGAGCGTCTGGAGACGCCGGTGCTCGGTGAGATTCCGCTCGACCTGACGGTGCGCGAAGGCGGCGATGCGGGGCGTCCGGTGGTCGTGGGACAGCCGGAGAGCCCGGTGACGGCGGCCTTTGTTGAGCTTGCGAAGATGGTCGCCGAGAAGAAGCCCCCGCACGCGGAGGGTGCTTCTGGCGAGGGGGCCGAGCAACCGAAGAAAGGGCTCTTCTCGTTTTTGAAGAGTTGA
- a CDS encoding Fur family transcriptional regulator, protein MAEQSLEEREARVAEAMEAFSERLQEAGLKSTKQRDVIVERFFWLDKHISADELLEDVREHQPRIGYATVYRTLKLLVEQGFALPKDFGDGQTRYDPIHNQDPQHDHLICVDCRKIIEFNDDGLNERIQAIAEKMQYQVRRKKIELYAECEIPACPNHPDQGA, encoded by the coding sequence GTGGCTGAACAGTCGTTAGAAGAGCGAGAGGCCCGTGTGGCCGAGGCGATGGAGGCATTCTCGGAGCGTCTTCAGGAGGCCGGGCTCAAGTCGACCAAGCAGCGTGACGTGATCGTGGAGCGCTTCTTCTGGCTCGACAAGCACATCAGCGCGGACGAACTGCTGGAGGATGTGCGTGAGCATCAGCCGCGCATCGGCTACGCCACAGTGTATCGCACGCTGAAATTACTGGTGGAGCAGGGGTTTGCGCTCCCCAAGGATTTCGGTGATGGCCAGACGCGCTACGATCCGATCCACAACCAGGATCCGCAGCATGATCACCTGATCTGTGTGGACTGCCGTAAGATCATCGAGTTCAACGATGACGGGCTCAATGAGCGCATCCAGGCGATCGCCGAGAAGATGCAGTATCAGGTACGGCGCAAGAAGATCGAGCTTTATGCCGAGTGCGAGATCCCGGCCTGCCCCAACCATCCCGATCAGGGCGCCTGA
- a CDS encoding TIGR00730 family Rossman fold protein: MSLSAICVYCGSSPGTNPGFLNGARAMGQAMAARQSTLVYGGSRYGMMGAIADAILDAGGQAIGILPRGLATKEAGHPGLTELHMVGSMHERKAMMIEKSRGFIAMPGGMGTLEELCEVITWSQLGIHRRPIGLLNLDGYYDPFLTFLDHAVACGFLKSEHRDLVLVDASPDGLLTKMEAFEWPLTQIWMDRSEI; this comes from the coding sequence ATGTCTCTCTCGGCCATCTGTGTCTACTGCGGCTCGAGCCCCGGCACTAACCCCGGCTTTCTCAACGGTGCGCGAGCGATGGGCCAGGCGATGGCGGCTCGCCAGAGCACGCTGGTTTACGGCGGCTCGCGCTACGGGATGATGGGCGCGATCGCCGACGCGATCCTCGACGCCGGCGGTCAGGCCATCGGCATTCTGCCCCGCGGGCTTGCCACCAAAGAAGCCGGTCACCCCGGGCTCACCGAGCTTCATATGGTGGGGAGCATGCACGAGCGCAAAGCGATGATGATCGAGAAAAGCCGGGGCTTCATCGCCATGCCCGGCGGCATGGGCACCCTGGAGGAACTCTGCGAAGTCATCACCTGGTCGCAGTTGGGCATTCATCGCCGCCCCATCGGGCTGCTCAATCTCGACGGGTATTACGATCCCTTCCTGACCTTCCTGGACCATGCCGTCGCTTGCGGCTTTCTCAAGTCCGAGCACCGCGATCTGGTGCTCGTCGACGCCTCCCCTGACGGGCTGCTGACGAAGATGGAAGCGTTTGAGTGGCCTTTGACGCAGATTTGGATGGATCGCAGCGAGATCTAA
- a CDS encoding inorganic phosphate transporter, protein MGVELILWVAIAFGFYMAWSIGANDAANAMGTSVGSKAISFKEAVIIAAIFEFSGAFIAGASVTDTMRRGIIDPLLFNDAAVVGTAEGSTLFMLGMLAALISAAVWLHLAAMLGWPVSTTHSIVGAITGFGLVAVGPAYIQWGTLAKIVSSWAVSPLTGGILAYLVFSLVRKMIFDAENPVAAVKRWSPVLVFPVFLVLGLVIFVKGMPGVDLESYGIGTTEIWLLSALVGVVGSLVSWLFVRTIEEPSGDDRDLHVARVEKVFRYLQIATACFVAFAHGSNDVANSIGPLAAIVGTFNEGAITAKVPVPTWVLLLGGLGIVIGLATYGYKVIETIGTKITEITPSRGFAAEFGAASTILMGSWLGLPISTTHTVVGAVIGVGFARGMTALNLGIIWNIVKSWVYTLPVAGGSTILIYVSLKAAYSTFIAPL, encoded by the coding sequence ATGGGTGTGGAACTGATCCTCTGGGTGGCCATTGCGTTTGGCTTTTATATGGCGTGGAGCATCGGCGCCAACGACGCGGCCAATGCCATGGGCACCAGCGTCGGCTCGAAGGCCATCTCGTTTAAAGAGGCGGTGATCATCGCCGCGATCTTTGAATTTTCGGGGGCGTTTATCGCCGGGGCGTCGGTCACCGATACGATGCGTCGCGGCATCATCGATCCGCTGCTCTTTAACGATGCGGCGGTGGTCGGCACGGCCGAGGGCTCCACGCTCTTTATGCTGGGGATGCTCGCTGCGCTGATTTCGGCTGCGGTCTGGCTGCACCTGGCGGCGATGCTCGGCTGGCCGGTCTCGACGACGCACTCGATCGTGGGGGCGATCACGGGCTTTGGGCTTGTGGCGGTGGGGCCGGCGTACATTCAGTGGGGCACGCTGGCCAAGATCGTGAGCAGCTGGGCGGTCAGCCCGCTCACAGGCGGGATTCTGGCGTACCTGGTGTTCTCACTTGTACGAAAGATGATCTTCGATGCGGAAAACCCGGTGGCGGCGGTCAAGCGCTGGAGCCCGGTGCTTGTCTTCCCGGTATTCCTGGTGCTGGGACTTGTGATCTTCGTCAAGGGCATGCCCGGCGTGGATCTGGAGTCGTACGGGATTGGCACCACCGAGATCTGGCTTCTTTCGGCGCTGGTCGGAGTGGTGGGCTCGCTGGTGAGCTGGCTCTTTGTACGCACGATCGAGGAGCCCTCCGGCGATGATCGTGACCTGCATGTGGCGCGGGTGGAGAAGGTCTTTCGTTATCTGCAGATTGCCACGGCGTGTTTTGTGGCCTTTGCGCACGGATCGAACGACGTGGCCAACTCCATCGGTCCCCTGGCCGCGATCGTGGGCACCTTTAACGAAGGTGCGATCACCGCGAAGGTTCCCGTTCCGACCTGGGTGCTTCTGCTCGGCGGGCTGGGAATTGTGATCGGCCTTGCGACATACGGCTACAAGGTCATCGAGACGATCGGCACCAAGATCACCGAGATCACGCCCTCGCGCGGGTTTGCCGCAGAGTTCGGGGCGGCCTCGACCATCCTGATGGGAAGCTGGCTGGGCCTGCCCATCTCGACGACGCATACGGTGGTGGGTGCGGTGATCGGTGTGGGGTTTGCGCGAGGGATGACGGCGCTCAACCTGGGGATCATCTGGAATATCGTCAAATCGTGGGTTTACACCCTGCCGGTTGCCGGGGGCTCCACGATCCTGATCTACGTGAGCTTAAAGGCGGCCTACTCCACCTTTATCGCCCCGCTCTGA
- a CDS encoding TIGR00153 family protein codes for MMVRSIFGLFAKSPFPYIREMAHKVKECADEVPVLFDAVFEGDQDKVKAIAENISHLEHEVDVVKTRIRDSLPKTIFMSVDRRDLLDVLASLDAIADNAEDVGILFTLRKMEPHPELVPQLKKLLRRVMTTVDKAVEIVDALEVLADVSFTGPEAERVLLMIDELNRLEHEADLVQDALARLLFGMEDDIKPGSLLIWNKIFNKVGDMANAAEKMGNRLRLFMSK; via the coding sequence ATGATGGTCCGTTCAATCTTCGGTCTCTTCGCCAAAAGTCCCTTCCCGTATATCCGAGAGATGGCCCACAAGGTCAAGGAGTGCGCTGACGAGGTGCCCGTGCTCTTCGACGCGGTCTTTGAAGGGGACCAGGACAAGGTCAAGGCGATCGCCGAGAACATCAGCCACCTTGAGCATGAGGTGGATGTGGTCAAGACGCGCATTCGCGACAGCCTGCCCAAGACGATCTTTATGTCCGTGGACCGCCGTGATCTGCTCGATGTGCTGGCCTCGCTCGATGCGATCGCCGACAACGCCGAAGATGTGGGCATTCTCTTTACGCTGCGCAAGATGGAGCCGCATCCCGAGCTTGTGCCCCAGCTTAAGAAGCTGCTTCGTCGGGTGATGACCACGGTTGATAAGGCCGTGGAGATCGTCGATGCCCTCGAAGTTCTGGCTGATGTCAGCTTCACCGGTCCCGAGGCCGAGCGGGTGCTCTTGATGATCGATGAACTCAACCGCCTGGAGCATGAGGCCGACCTGGTGCAGGACGCGCTGGCGCGACTGCTCTTCGGGATGGAAGACGATATTAAGCCGGGCAGCCTGCTGATCTGGAACAAGATCTTTAACAAGGTGGGCGATATGGCCAACGCGGCCGAGAAGATGGGCAACCGCCTGCGTCTCTTCATGTCCAAATAA